The following coding sequences lie in one Rutidosis leptorrhynchoides isolate AG116_Rl617_1_P2 chromosome 4, CSIRO_AGI_Rlap_v1, whole genome shotgun sequence genomic window:
- the LOC139904273 gene encoding RING-H2 finger protein ATL18-like — protein MKQYWICDGNATVLFYVCVLLLLFRSRRDIFRILKIFMHDVFQEDHIRDATLHDLDLPVIKFEDLQNRRGDRSFDDVCLVCFMEYEKDDGVTQLSRCGHVYHTNCVAKLLNEAMVERWRPDTYTFHFPIGLKEIFRCAFAHFKDIT, from the exons ATGAAACAATATTGGATTTGTGATGGTAACGCTACGGTTTTGTTTTACGTTTGCGTATTACTTTTACTGTTTCGGTCCAGACGAGACATATTCAGAATCTTGAAGATATTCATGCACGATGTTTTTCAAGAAGATCATATTCGAGATGCGACACTTCATGATTTGGATCTTCCAGTCATCAAGTTTGAAGACTTGCAAAACAGAAGAGGTGACAGATCATTTGATGATGTTTGTCTCGTTTGTTTTATGGAATATGAGAAAGATGATGGAGTCACCCAACTTAGTAGGTGTGGCCACGTGTACCACACAAATTGTGTTGCGAAACTATTAAACGAGG CGATGGTTGAACGGTGGCGGCCGGATACGTATACCTTCCACTTCCCTATTG gtttgaaagaaatcttccgctgtgcatttgctcattttaaagatattacttga